One window of Schistocerca cancellata isolate TAMUIC-IGC-003103 chromosome 9, iqSchCanc2.1, whole genome shotgun sequence genomic DNA carries:
- the LOC126101178 gene encoding uncharacterized protein LOC126101178 yields the protein MDEIDTELLITLVEVRPVLWDKTLDAYRDRIATKNAWREVCVALKQDFDEMEDKDKNAFGIEVIRRWTNLRDSFVKSNIKIQAAKKSGSAAKKKKKYVYSDQLQFLKKLYDARETEDSFQSERTARLEEDIETQGSVENTENVSGPFDTAPTQQTSKSECHTNRKHRKPDAIEMKILRALEEDKPCSKMSFLLSLKPHLEKFDEQDYLQFQMGVLKVIENIYERRNILTAQPPPFTHYTPPMPYNNRFQAYSYSPMENAAPISSYHTHQIRPPPAAPNPTTFLEQPLQTSQGRSSYQRINKVPPPYPSPSTSSHEGPPSTTQFYNVFAESLSPQSDSTVSPATNSLVSTADIDIDFSTS from the exons atggatgaaattgatactgaacttttgataaccttggtggaagtaagacctgttctgtgggacaaaactctagatgcgtatagagatcgtattgctacaaagaatgcttggcgggaagtttgcgtagcactgaagcaagattttgatgagatggaagacaaagataaaaatgcgtttg gtatagaagtaatacggaggtggaccaatctacgagactcctttgtgaagtcaaacataaaaattcaagctgcgaaaaaaagtggctcagcagcaaagaaaaagaaaaagtatgtatattctgatcagctgcagtttctaaaaaagctgtatgatgctcgagagacggaggacagttttcaatcggaacgcaccgccagactggaagaagatatagaaacgcagggctccgtcgaaaatactgagaatgtttctgggccatttgatacagcacccacacaacaaacatccaaaagcgagtgccatacaaacagaaaacatagaaaacctgatgcaatcgaaatgaaaatattacgagctctggaagaagacaaaccttgcagcaaaatgtcatttttacttagtctgaagcctcatctggaaaaatttgatgaacaggattatcttcagtttcagatgggagtcctcaaagttatagaaaatatatatgaaaggagaaatatattgacagctcaacctcctccatttacccattacacacctcccatgccctataataatagatttcaagcttattcttattcacctatggaaaatgctgctccaatatcctcttaccatacgcatcagattcgtcctcctccagctgcaccaaacccaactacttttctcgaacaaccattacagacttctcaaggtcgcagttcttatcaacgaattaataaagtgccaccaccatacccttcgccttccacaagtagccatgaaggcccaccatcaacaacgcagttctacaacgtttttgcagagagcctgtcgccacaaagtgacagtacagtcagtcctgctacaaactctttggtttcaactgctgatattgatattgacttttctacttcataa